A single window of Venturia canescens isolate UGA chromosome 3, ASM1945775v1, whole genome shotgun sequence DNA harbors:
- the Zdhhc8 gene encoding palmitoyltransferase ZDHHC5-B — MPGCDVKTRYLPATFAWTLLLSTTTLFFYYPCQYYLFRYPWVPALQGVIAFFVLANFTLATFMDPGVIPKAPPDEDREDDIRAPLFKNVEINGITVRMKWCVTCKFYRPPRCSHCSVCDHCIETFDHHCPWVNNCIGRRNYRFFFFFLLSLSFHMLSIFGLCLYFVLEHKQQLGEVDTTVAMVLMGVVTLLFIPILGLTGFHVVLVSRGRTTNEQVTGKFNGGYNPFSRGCFHNCCYTQFGPQYPSLIKPEKYSGKRRGACTSEISTIDSENQVKTYMDSSNGVRNASSNAYNKLSPGRDCSDTDMEPTASQSADCEPTPPLQRHGSKSNFFLPPVENSESPRHPQPPQHRHPMHYPRGSPHPRPRGMNGSRSHTPDPLSPEATGSPAGGPQRGQGQGGASPTMQQRIKAIGVPTPLAISSPIRRSNPGTPTQVRRPDFIGVAEAPTYYDVQHHNNHVGVIGQGQMSGVPNTGYSPQRRFLSESELIRQGNEHPYSRTNNTVDNIRELAGSPQRGVYMWKDNSPCGYPQQAGPGMGVPSHQNIPQRQPPPYDYYCSNPTSPTQQPYGNPPPPPQRAAYHPATRGGVPVFPPHQSPQVKRKVSTMATPTTPTPVDGRRRPMSFVRALEMTDSMEMVTAPNDSRSQRPTTPTPDRASVYDMNYEISV; from the exons ATGCCGGGATGCGATgtaaaaacaagatatttacCGGCAACGTTCGCCTGGACTCTTTTACTCAGCACGACGaccctttttttctattaccC ATGCCAGTATTATCTCTTCCGATATCCATGGGTTCCGGCGCTTCAAGGGGTCATAGCCTTCTTTGTACTGGCCAATTTTACACTGGCCACATTTATGGATCCCGGTGTCATAccaaaag cCCCTCCAGATGAAGATCGGGAAGATGACATCAGAGCTCCGCTATTTAAAAATGTAGAAATAAATGGTATAACGGTGCGCATGAAATGGTGCGTAACCTGTAAATTCTACAGGCCACCACGTTGTTCCCACTGCAGTGTATGTGATCATTGCATAGAG ACGTTCGATCACCATTGCCCATGGGTGAACAATTGTATAGGCAGAAGAAACTACagattcttctttttctttcttctctcgttGAGCTTTCACATGCTCAGCATCTTTGGACTTTGTTTGTACTTTGTACTCGAGCACAAGCAACAACTGGGAGAGGTCGACACGACAGTCGC GATGGTACTGATGGGAGTAGTTACACTTCTATTTATTCCAATACTCGGATTGACAGGTTTTCACGTGGTTCTCGTTTCGCGGGGACGCACCACAAATGAACAAGTCACAGGGAAATTCAACGGTGGATACAATCCCTTCTCGAGAGGATGCTTCCATAATTGCTGCTACACACAATTTGGACCCCAGTACCCAAG TTTAATCAAACCTGAAAAGTATTCAGGAAAGCGACGGGGGGCTTGCACGTCCGAGATATCGACGATAGACAGCGAGAACCAGGTAAAAACCTACATGGATAGCAGCAACGGTGTTAGAAATGCCAGTTCAAATGCTTACAATAAG TTGTCCCCCGGACGAGATTGTTCCGATACGGATATGGAACCGACTGCATCACAATCAGCAGATTGTGAACCTACCCCACCGTTGCAGAGACACGGATCGAAAAGCAACTTTTTCCTGCCACCTGTCGAGAACAGCGAATCTCCCAGGCATCCACAACCGCCACAGCATCGTCATCCAATGCATTATCCACGAGGTAGCCCCCATCCAAGGCCGAG GGGAATGAACGGCTCTCGCAGTCATACTCCCGATCCGCTGTCGCCCGAAGCGACTGGATCACCGGCCGGAGGTCCCCAAAGAGGTCAAGGTCAGGGTGGTGCAAGCCCGACGATGCAACAGCGCATCAAAGCTATAGGCGTACCAACGCCACTTGCCATTTCCAGTCCAATACGCAG ATCAAATCCAGGCACACCGACGCAGGTACGTCGGCCCGACTTTATAGGTGTAGCCGAAGCTCCAACGTATTACGATGTGCAGCATCACAACAATCACGTGGGTGTGATTGGCCAGGGTCAGATGTCGGGTGTACCGAACACGGGTTATAGTCCACAGCGACGTTTTCTATCGGAGAGCGAGCTGATAAGACAAGGAAATGAGCATCCATATTCGCGCACCAATAATACGGTTGATAATATACGCGAATTGGCTGGTTCGCCACAAAGAGGTGTCTACATGTGGAAGGACAATTCACCGTGTGGTTATCCTCAGCAAGCGGGACCAGGTATGGGAGTACCGAGTCACCAAAATATTCCGCAACGTCAGCCACCTCCTTACGATTATTATTGCTCGAATCCAACGAGTCCGACGCAACAACCGTACGGTAATCCACCGCCGCCTCCTCAAAGAGCAGCTTATCATCCAGCTACGAGAGGCGGTGTACCGGTATTTCCGCCTCATCAATCGCCCCAAGTTAAACGCAAAGTCTCGACGATGGCAACTCCGACGACACCGACCCCGGTCGATGGTCGAAGGCGACCTATGT